GGGGCATCGGTCAGACACCGTCGTCCACCGACACCCTCCCCGGCAACACCACCCGCAGCGTCTACAACGACGCCTCGGGGCGGCCGGCCGTGGAGACGTACTCCGTCTCCGGGATGGGCCACGGCCTGCCCGTCAGCCCCGGATCGGGTGACCAGCAGTGCGGGACGACGGCCGCGTACTTCCTGAACGCGATCTGTTCGACGTACTACACGGGTGTCTTCTGGGGCCTGGACGGCGGCACCCCGGGCGGGGGCGGCGACCAGCTCCCCGCGCCCGCGGGCGTGATTGTCACCGGCACCACGGACACCACCGCCGCGCTGTCCTGGAACGCGGTCGAGGGCGCCGCCTCGTACGCGGTATACCGCAACGGTACGAAGATCGCCTCGCCCACCGCCACCACGTACACGGACACCGGACTCACCGCCGGAACCGCCTACCGCTACACCGTGACGGCGATCGACGCGGCGGGCACGGCCGGTACCGCCTCGGCCCAGGTGACGGCGACCACCACCGGCGGCAGCACCCCGGCGAAGTGCTACACCGCCACCAACTACGCCCAGGTGACGGCGGGCAGGGCCCACACCACCGGCGGTTACGTCTACGCCAACGGCTCGAACCAGAACATGGGCCTGTACAACGTCTTCGTCAGCCACACCCTGAAGGAGTCGCCCGCGGGCTACTTCGTGATCGCCGACAGCGGCTGCACGAGCTGACGGGAGGACCGGCCCGGCAGCCCCTCCGGGCCGGTCCCAGCCTCATACGCGCGCGTACGCCACGAGCCGGTCGGCGACCTCCCGCGCGCCCCGCTCGCCCGTGAGTACCGTGTAGTGGTTCACGTCCTTCACCGCCACCGGCTCCACCCGGGTCCCGTCCAGGTCCGCCGCCGCGAGCCGGCTCTCGTCGTACAGCCCCTGCTCCTCGTCCATCAGACCGCGCGCCGCCCACAGCAGCGTCGCCTCGGCGGGCAGCCTCCGTACGGCCGTGAGCACCTCCGCGTCGAACAGGCCGACGCCGTCCGTGCGGATCGCCTCGATCCGGCAGGACGAGCGCAGGGCGGGCTCCTCGCCCGTCAGATCGCGCTGGATGTACGCGTCCACCTCGTCCGACCAGGAGCCCGCGAACGCCGGGTGCGCCTGCCAGAAGGCGCGGTAGGCGGCCCGGTCCCGGAACGTCATCGACAGCCGGTCCATCGCCGGTCCGATCACCGCCGTCAGCAGTTCGTCGGGCGTCAGATGCGTGGGCGCGGGGAAGCCGATGCCGCCGTCGACGAGCAGCAGCGGCCCGAAGCGGTCCGGGTGGCGCACCGCGGCCAGTGCCGCGACGAACGCGCCCATCGAGTGGCCCGCCAGCACCACCCGTTCCAGGCCCAGGGTCTCGGTCAGGGCGGCGATGTCGTCCGCGTGCGCGGCGATGCCGTACGGGCCGGGGAGACCCGAACTTCCCGCCCTGCCCCGCAGATCCGGGGCGACCAGCGTGACGCGGCCGGCCAGCTGCCGGGCCACCGTGCCCCAGGAGAGCGCGTTGGCCGTGATGCCGTGCAGCGCCACCACCGTCGGCGCCTGCGGATCGGCCGCCGGCCAGCGCAGTGCGGCCAACGTGCCTCCACTCACGGGGACTTCGATCTCCTCGTACGGAATCACTGGTCTCCGGTCTCCTTCCGGTACGGGACGGACCTCAGCCTGGACGGCAACCGGGCCAGGCCGCCCGGCAGCAGATGTACCACGGCCACGAACAGCACGCCCAGCAGGAACAGCGGCTGGGAGAGCGGGACACGGAGCACGGCCGGCAGATCCGCGACCGCGCCCGAACCGGCCAGATCGCCGAGCCGGTGGTCCGCCCATGTGTAGAGGATGCCGCCGGCCATCGGACCCCAGCGGGCCCCCGAGCCGCCCAGTACCACCATCACCAGCAGCGACAGCGTGAAGTCGGACGTGGTGGTCTGGGGGGTGGAGCCGCCGGTCAGCAGCAGGTGCACGATGCCGCCGAGCGCGGCGAGCGCGCCCGCGACGACGAAGGCCGTCAGCTTGAATCCGTACGGTTTCAGGCCCAGCACCTCCACCCGGCGCTCGTTCTCCTTGATGCCCTCCCAGACACGGCCGGTGGGGGAGCGGACGGCCCGGTGGACGACGGCCAGGGTGAGTACGAGGTAGGCCAGCGCGATCCAGTAGAGGTTCGCCGTGTGGTCGATGCCGACCAGCCAGGAGGGCAGCAGATCGGCGGGGGCCGCCCGGCCCTCCTCGCCGCCGGTGACGCCGCCGGGGTTGCGGGACACCAGGATCGAGCCGGCCTGGGCGAAGGCCAGGGTCACCATGGAGAAGCCGATCCCGGTGACGCGCAGGCTCACCGACCCCAGGACCAGGGCCAGCGCGACCCCGAAGAGGAGGCCGAGCACTGCGGCGAGGGCGAAGGGCAGGCCCGCCTCCAGCAGGAACATGTTGGTGGCGTAGCTGCCGGCCGCGAAGTACAGGGCGTGGCCGAACGAGAGCAGTCCGGTGCGGCCCAGCAGCAGGTCGTAGCCCGTGGCCAGGGCTCCGAACAGCAGGCAGGTGGCCAGGAGTTGGAGGCTGCCCGCACTGCCGAGCGGGCCGTCCAGCAGACCGGGCACGGGGACCGCGCTGAACGGTGCCACGGCCAGGACCAGCAGGACGGCGGCCGGCCACCAGCGCAGCAGCCGGGGCGTGCCGGTCGGGGGTATCGGGGCCGCAGCTCCCTCGGTGCGGTCGGGTGTCTCGGTGGTGGTGCTCACGCGAGCCTCCCCGTCAGTCCGCGCGGGCGGATCAGCAGCAGCGCGGCGAGCAGGACGACGACCGCCAGATCGCCGAGGCCCGCCGCGGTGTAGTAGTTGGCGAACTGCTGGACCAGGCCGATGACGACGGACGCCACGGCGGCGCCGGTCACCGAACCCATGCCGCCGGTGACCACGACGACGAACGCGAAGATCAGCAGCGAGGTGCCCTGGCGGGGGTCCACCGAGCCGAAGTACAGCCCGCCGAGTGCCCCGCCGAGCGCGGCGGCGCAGCCCCCGATCGCGAAGACGAGCGTGAACGCCTTGCGGACGTCGACGCCGAGCGCGGTGACCATCGCCCGGTCCTCGACACCGGCCCGTACGACGAGACCGTGCCGGGTCCGGCCGAGGAACAGCCGCAGCGCCACCAGCACCACGACCGCCGCCGCGACCAGGACGAGGCGGTTGACGGGGACCTGCGCGCCCAGCAGTCCGAAGGTGCCGGACAGCGCCTCGGGTCCCGGGAACGTCCGGGCGTCCGGGCCCCAGATGCCCGAGAGCAGCGCCGGGACGGCGAGCCCGACCCCGACGGTGGCGAGCACCTGCTCGCGCGGCCGGGTGTAGAGCGGGCGGACGACCGCGAGTTCCAGGAGCACGGCGGCCACGGTGCCCACCGCCGTACCGAACAGGACCGCGAGGACGAAGCCGGCGCCGCCGGGGCCCGCGCCGGGCAGATGACCGGACGCCGCCCACCAGGTGCCGTACGCACCGATGGAGAGCAGCGCCCCGTGCGCGAAGTTGAGGACGTCCATCAGGCCGAAGATCAGCGAGAGTCCGGACGCCACGAGGAAATAGAGGGCTCCCAGACCGAGTCCGGTCATGGTGAGCAGCACGACGGTGGACATCAGGAATCCGCCTCCGCGGTGTGTGGGGTCAGCGGGCCGTGGCCCACGCCGAGCAGTCGGCGGGCCGCCTCCGCGTCGCCGAGGAGTTCGGCCGCCGGCCCGCGGTGGGCGGTCCGGCCGTCGGCCAGCACCACGCAGTGCGCGGCGAGGCGCCGTACGACGGCGAGGTTCTGCTCCACGAGCAGCACCGGCACCGCCTCGGCGGCCCGTTCCAGCACCTGGGTGACCTCGGTGACGACCTTCGGTGCCAGGCCCTTGGTGGGTTCGTCCGCGATGATCAGCCGGTTGGTGTTGAGCAGGGTGCGGCCGATGGCGACCATCTGCTGCTGGCCGCCGGACAGCGTTCCGGCCAACTGCCTGGCTCGCTGCTTGAGTTCGGGAAAGAGTTCGTGGACCAGTGCGTATGCGGGCTCGCCCGCACCGCGCCGCTCGGCCAGGCGCAGGTTCTCCGCGACGGTCAGTCCGGCGAAGATGCCCCGGTCCTCGGGGGCGTAGCCGATCCCGCGCCGGACCAGCGCGTGCGTGGGCAGCGCCACGGTCTCCTCGCCGTCGAGGCGGACGCTGCCGCTGCGCGGGACGAGGCCGAGGATGCCGCGTACGGTCGTGGTCTTCCCGGCACCGTTGCGGCCGAGCAGCGCGGTCACGCCGTGGCCGGCGACGTCCAGGCCGACGCCGTGCAGGATGTGCCGGCCGCCGATCAGGACGCGCAGGTCGTCGACGGCAAGCAGGGGTTGCTCCGTGGTCACAGCCCCTCCCCGAGGTAGGCCTGCTGCACGGTCGGATCGGCGGTGACGGCCTCGGGGGTGTCCAGGGCGAGCAGCCGGCCGTGGTGCATCACGGCGAGCCGGTCCGCGAGGCCCAGCAGGACGTCCATGTGGTGCTCGACCATGAGGACGGTGCGCCCCTCCTCCCGGTGCAGGGTGCGGATGAGCTCGGTGAGCGCGGGGACCTCCTCGGCGCTCACCCCGGCCATCGGCTCGTCGAGCAGCATCAGCCGGGGCTCGCCCACCAGC
This genomic interval from Streptomyces sp. NBC_00464 contains the following:
- a CDS encoding branched-chain amino acid ABC transporter permease, which encodes MSTTTETPDRTEGAAAPIPPTGTPRLLRWWPAAVLLVLAVAPFSAVPVPGLLDGPLGSAGSLQLLATCLLFGALATGYDLLLGRTGLLSFGHALYFAAGSYATNMFLLEAGLPFALAAVLGLLFGVALALVLGSVSLRVTGIGFSMVTLAFAQAGSILVSRNPGGVTGGEEGRAAPADLLPSWLVGIDHTANLYWIALAYLVLTLAVVHRAVRSPTGRVWEGIKENERRVEVLGLKPYGFKLTAFVVAGALAALGGIVHLLLTGGSTPQTTTSDFTLSLLVMVVLGGSGARWGPMAGGILYTWADHRLGDLAGSGAVADLPAVLRVPLSQPLFLLGVLFVAVVHLLPGGLARLPSRLRSVPYRKETGDQ
- a CDS encoding ABC transporter ATP-binding protein, which encodes MTTEQPLLAVDDLRVLIGGRHILHGVGLDVAGHGVTALLGRNGAGKTTTVRGILGLVPRSGSVRLDGEETVALPTHALVRRGIGYAPEDRGIFAGLTVAENLRLAERRGAGEPAYALVHELFPELKQRARQLAGTLSGGQQQMVAIGRTLLNTNRLIIADEPTKGLAPKVVTEVTQVLERAAEAVPVLLVEQNLAVVRRLAAHCVVLADGRTAHRGPAAELLGDAEAARRLLGVGHGPLTPHTAEADS
- a CDS encoding branched-chain amino acid ABC transporter permease, yielding MSTVVLLTMTGLGLGALYFLVASGLSLIFGLMDVLNFAHGALLSIGAYGTWWAASGHLPGAGPGGAGFVLAVLFGTAVGTVAAVLLELAVVRPLYTRPREQVLATVGVGLAVPALLSGIWGPDARTFPGPEALSGTFGLLGAQVPVNRLVLVAAAVVVLVALRLFLGRTRHGLVVRAGVEDRAMVTALGVDVRKAFTLVFAIGGCAAALGGALGGLYFGSVDPRQGTSLLIFAFVVVVTGGMGSVTGAAVASVVIGLVQQFANYYTAAGLGDLAVVVLLAALLLIRPRGLTGRLA
- a CDS encoding alpha/beta fold hydrolase, which codes for MIPYEEIEVPVSGGTLAALRWPAADPQAPTVVALHGITANALSWGTVARQLAGRVTLVAPDLRGRAGSSGLPGPYGIAAHADDIAALTETLGLERVVLAGHSMGAFVAALAAVRHPDRFGPLLLVDGGIGFPAPTHLTPDELLTAVIGPAMDRLSMTFRDRAAYRAFWQAHPAFAGSWSDEVDAYIQRDLTGEEPALRSSCRIEAIRTDGVGLFDAEVLTAVRRLPAEATLLWAARGLMDEEQGLYDESRLAAADLDGTRVEPVAVKDVNHYTVLTGERGAREVADRLVAYARV